A region of Oncorhynchus masou masou isolate Uvic2021 chromosome 29, UVic_Omas_1.1, whole genome shotgun sequence DNA encodes the following proteins:
- the LOC135520146 gene encoding sialoadhesin-like isoform X1 — protein MISSVAARFPLRVRLEALENPSKPTLSPATVNVMEGTSVSLICSAAAPCPSLPPTLTWTPTLSDSVEDLQVTPNRVITSLLNFTASHVHHGEKISCTALYKRQAGKSDKSSKMYLTVAVLYSPKNTSVSVSPSGSVVEGSSVTCSSNANPAVWRYNWYRVIGEQVSTVGASRMLTVQVPADDSSFYCEAINDHGTKNSSAIQLDGMSPLKNTSVSVSPSGSVVGGSSLTLTCSSNANPPVKTYTWYRVNESKMVPMESRSPFLVLQDISESGLFCCEAQNSYGKDRSNIFHHCPSTTTAQTSVPSIICGVVFVLWILTVIFGVYKYIRLSRGLKAVGDTYATLQISNVTSTYEVIQVRALFRLVLVICMPKNIPAILAPLELCIQVTFI, from the exons atgatttcctccgttgccgccaggtttcctcttcGAGTGCGCCtagaggcgctcg AAAATCCATCCAAACCCACTCTAAGTCCAGCAACAGTAAATGTGATGGAGGGGACCTCAGTAAGTCTGATCTGCTCTGCTGCAGCCCCCTGTCCCTCACTCCCTCCAACTCTGACATGGACCCCCACACTGAGTGACAGTGTGGAGGATTTGCAGGTGACTCCGAATCGAGTCATAACTTCTCTCCTGAACTTTACCGCTTCACATGTCCACCATGGGGAGAAGATCTCCTGCACTGCGCTGTACAAACGACAAGCTGGCAAGAGTGATAAATCATCCAAAATGTATCTGACAGTCGCTGTTCTTT ACTCTCCCAAGAACacctcagtgtcagtcagtccctctggttCAGTGGTAGAGGGCAGCTCTGTGACTTGCAGCAGCAATGCTAACCCAGCAGTGTGGCGCTACAACTGGTACAGAGTTATTGGAGAGCAGGTTTCAACAGTGGGGGCTAGCAGAATGCTAACTGTCCAGGTACCAGCAGATGACAGTTCTTTCTACTGTGAAGCCATCAATGACCATGGAACCAAGAACTCATCTGCCATTCAACTAGATGGAATGT CCCCTCTCAAGAACacctcagtgtcagtcagtccctctggttCAGTAGTAGGGGGCAGCTCTTTGACCCTGACCTGCAGCAGCAATGCCAACCCACCAGTGAAGACCTAcacctggtacagagtcaatgagagCAAGATGGTCCCAATGGAGTCTAGATCCCCATTTCTGGTTCTGCAGGACATCAGCGAgagtggactgttctgctgtgaagCACAAAATAGCTATGGCAAAGATAGGTCCAACATCTTTCACCATTGCCCCTCCACAACTACAG CACAAACATCAGTTCCATCCATAATCTGTGGAGTGGTCTTTGTCCTGTGGATTCTAACAGTCATCTTCGGAGTCTATAAATATATCAG ATTATCCAGAGGACTGAAG GCAGTAGGTGACACCTACGCCACACTACAGATCTCAAACGTGACCTCTACTTATGAGGTCATACAGGTGAGAGCACTCTTTAGGCTAGTATTAGTGATTTGCATGCCAAAAAATATCCCTGCAATTCTAGCACCTTTGGAATTGTGTATACAAGTAACATTTATTTGA
- the LOC135520146 gene encoding B-cell receptor CD22-like isoform X2, translating into MISSVAARFPLRVRLEALENPSKPTLSPATVNVMEGTSVSLICSAAAPCPSLPPTLTWTPTLSDSVEDLQVTPNRVITSLLNFTASHVHHGEKISCTALYKRQAGKSDKSSKMYLTVAVLYSPKNTSVSVSPSGSVVEGSSVTCSSNANPAVWRYNWYRVIGEQVSTVGASRMLTVQVPADDSSFYCEAINDHGTKNSSAIQLDGMSPLKNTSVSVSPSGSVVGGSSLTLTCSSNANPPVKTYTWYRVNESKMVPMESRSPFLVLQDISESGLFCCEAQNSYGKDRSNIFHHCPSTTTAQTSVPSIICGVVFVLWILTVIFGVYKYIRLSRGLKAVGDTYATLQISNVTSTYEVIQRTECGSREAHRETSGSDM; encoded by the exons atgatttcctccgttgccgccaggtttcctcttcGAGTGCGCCtagaggcgctcg AAAATCCATCCAAACCCACTCTAAGTCCAGCAACAGTAAATGTGATGGAGGGGACCTCAGTAAGTCTGATCTGCTCTGCTGCAGCCCCCTGTCCCTCACTCCCTCCAACTCTGACATGGACCCCCACACTGAGTGACAGTGTGGAGGATTTGCAGGTGACTCCGAATCGAGTCATAACTTCTCTCCTGAACTTTACCGCTTCACATGTCCACCATGGGGAGAAGATCTCCTGCACTGCGCTGTACAAACGACAAGCTGGCAAGAGTGATAAATCATCCAAAATGTATCTGACAGTCGCTGTTCTTT ACTCTCCCAAGAACacctcagtgtcagtcagtccctctggttCAGTGGTAGAGGGCAGCTCTGTGACTTGCAGCAGCAATGCTAACCCAGCAGTGTGGCGCTACAACTGGTACAGAGTTATTGGAGAGCAGGTTTCAACAGTGGGGGCTAGCAGAATGCTAACTGTCCAGGTACCAGCAGATGACAGTTCTTTCTACTGTGAAGCCATCAATGACCATGGAACCAAGAACTCATCTGCCATTCAACTAGATGGAATGT CCCCTCTCAAGAACacctcagtgtcagtcagtccctctggttCAGTAGTAGGGGGCAGCTCTTTGACCCTGACCTGCAGCAGCAATGCCAACCCACCAGTGAAGACCTAcacctggtacagagtcaatgagagCAAGATGGTCCCAATGGAGTCTAGATCCCCATTTCTGGTTCTGCAGGACATCAGCGAgagtggactgttctgctgtgaagCACAAAATAGCTATGGCAAAGATAGGTCCAACATCTTTCACCATTGCCCCTCCACAACTACAG CACAAACATCAGTTCCATCCATAATCTGTGGAGTGGTCTTTGTCCTGTGGATTCTAACAGTCATCTTCGGAGTCTATAAATATATCAG ATTATCCAGAGGACTGAAG GCAGTAGGTGACACCTACGCCACACTACAGATCTCAAACGTGACCTCTACTTATGAGGTCATACAG AGGACAGAGTGTGGCAGCAGAGAAGCACACAGAGAGACCAGTGGTAGTGATATGTGA
- the LOC135520146 gene encoding B-cell receptor CD22-like isoform X3 encodes MEGTSVSLICSAAAPCPSLPPTLTWTPTLSDSVEDLQVTPNRVITSLLNFTASHVHHGEKISCTALYKRQAGKSDKSSKMYLTVAVLYSPKNTSVSVSPSGSVVEGSSVTCSSNANPAVWRYNWYRVIGEQVSTVGASRMLTVQVPADDSSFYCEAINDHGTKNSSAIQLDGMSPLKNTSVSVSPSGSVVGGSSLTLTCSSNANPPVKTYTWYRVNESKMVPMESRSPFLVLQDISESGLFCCEAQNSYGKDRSNIFHHCPSTTTAQTSVPSIICGVVFVLWILTVIFGVYKYIRLSRGLKAVGDTYATLQISNVTSTYEVIQVRALFRLVLVICMPKNIPAILAPLELCIQVTFI; translated from the exons ATGGAGGGGACCTCAGTAAGTCTGATCTGCTCTGCTGCAGCCCCCTGTCCCTCACTCCCTCCAACTCTGACATGGACCCCCACACTGAGTGACAGTGTGGAGGATTTGCAGGTGACTCCGAATCGAGTCATAACTTCTCTCCTGAACTTTACCGCTTCACATGTCCACCATGGGGAGAAGATCTCCTGCACTGCGCTGTACAAACGACAAGCTGGCAAGAGTGATAAATCATCCAAAATGTATCTGACAGTCGCTGTTCTTT ACTCTCCCAAGAACacctcagtgtcagtcagtccctctggttCAGTGGTAGAGGGCAGCTCTGTGACTTGCAGCAGCAATGCTAACCCAGCAGTGTGGCGCTACAACTGGTACAGAGTTATTGGAGAGCAGGTTTCAACAGTGGGGGCTAGCAGAATGCTAACTGTCCAGGTACCAGCAGATGACAGTTCTTTCTACTGTGAAGCCATCAATGACCATGGAACCAAGAACTCATCTGCCATTCAACTAGATGGAATGT CCCCTCTCAAGAACacctcagtgtcagtcagtccctctggttCAGTAGTAGGGGGCAGCTCTTTGACCCTGACCTGCAGCAGCAATGCCAACCCACCAGTGAAGACCTAcacctggtacagagtcaatgagagCAAGATGGTCCCAATGGAGTCTAGATCCCCATTTCTGGTTCTGCAGGACATCAGCGAgagtggactgttctgctgtgaagCACAAAATAGCTATGGCAAAGATAGGTCCAACATCTTTCACCATTGCCCCTCCACAACTACAG CACAAACATCAGTTCCATCCATAATCTGTGGAGTGGTCTTTGTCCTGTGGATTCTAACAGTCATCTTCGGAGTCTATAAATATATCAG ATTATCCAGAGGACTGAAG GCAGTAGGTGACACCTACGCCACACTACAGATCTCAAACGTGACCTCTACTTATGAGGTCATACAGGTGAGAGCACTCTTTAGGCTAGTATTAGTGATTTGCATGCCAAAAAATATCCCTGCAATTCTAGCACCTTTGGAATTGTGTATACAAGTAACATTTATTTGA